A genomic stretch from Peromyscus eremicus chromosome 6, PerEre_H2_v1, whole genome shotgun sequence includes:
- the Rab13 gene encoding ras-related protein Rab-13, giving the protein MAKAYDHLFKLLLIGDSGVGKTCLIIRFAEDNFNSTYISTIGIDFKIRTVEIEGKRIKLQVWDTAGQERFKTITTAYYRGAMGIILVYDITDEKSFENIQNWMKSIKENASAGVERLLLGNKCDMEAKRKVQKEQANKLAQEHGIRFFETSAKSSVNVDEAFNSLARDILLKSGGRRPGNNSKPSSTDLKSSDKKNTNKCSLG; this is encoded by the exons ATGGCCAAAGCCTACGACCACCTCTTCAAGTTGCTGCTGATCGGGGACTCGGGGGTGGGCAAGACTTGTCTGATCATTCGCTTTGCAGAGGACAACTTCAACAGCACTTACATCTCCACCATCG GAATTGATTTCAAGATCCGGACTGTGGAAATAGAGGGGAAGAGGATCAAACTGCAAGTCTG GGACACGGCTGGCCAGGAACGATTCAAGACAATAACTACTGCCTATTACCGTGGAGCCATG GGCATCATCCTCGTATATGACATCACCGATGAGAAATCCTTTGAGAATATTCAAAACTGGATGAAAAGCATCAAAGAG AATGCCTCTGCCGGAGTGGAGCGCCTCCTGCTGGGGAACAAGTGTGACATGGAGGCTAAGAGGAAAGTGCAGAAAGAGCAGGCCAATAAG TTGGCTCAAGAGCACGGAATCAGATTCTTTGAGACCAGTGCCAAATCCAGTGTGAATGTGGATGAG GCTTTCAATTCCCTGGCCCGTGACATCTTGCTCAAGTCAGGAGGTCGGAGACCG GGGAACAACAGCAAGCCCTCAAGCACTGACCTGAAATCATCTGACAAGAAGAACACCAACAAGTGCTCCCTGGGCTGA